In one Balaenoptera acutorostrata chromosome 5, mBalAcu1.1, whole genome shotgun sequence genomic region, the following are encoded:
- the LOC130708201 gene encoding NUT family member 2G-like: MSTQFQILGDSLIPVLGTDVTMNRGASLSTFTAGPFPPPIPGAQHRPPWQQHLPRPITPAFPPGSSLLLPAFPRTPMVANGGRGPSAPGACNLTVQVRSQGRTVEAPQTQTFVVTQAPLTWSAPGALSRSAACPAPVFIATPVMGTVVTASAVGVSQAGKGGWTPGFPPQAPPPAAQPAPIIRPVNPGPWPHGTSREGRLATNQSNASQDGSSNTKSEYSNFLRWQHVKPLARRHFCLSPDAEAFSCFLIPVLRSLAHLNPTMPLEEGLRRAVQEWRRRSNLDRMIYYETAQKFMEFAAEEEMHIQNLQWMQDLPPPAPPKLDPRGPPAPKVGLQPGTQVPTGAEGTACAPRMSGRRAQPSHPKPHRSQGNPEPKAPKEIPPEAVREDVDRMEALVGPVHSAPGKSDEECGKDGNELKQEEDDTYLDPCLLSYTDELRSREHSVTKVEAVIHPLVPAELSSPDPQLDLSALAEELKQEEGLTPEELVQKRLLALKEDEGGPAAPSHSAPGMGSSPSESHAGQGAQRHDQDRHRGVSDEACPPEIDFEALHRPNRADTGPFGPKVFVPSRGRQEVSPSRAGRPSSPQGQRRTGPRLGRRDASLLREASPVREARGPRDVASEDEEAFPSLASLLASLPSLPPCRLSQSPAPASGLASPGGWGAQSAPQAPSPQRRGLSPAPPAAPKSRKRALGGRPAAAEKLPIPGAAHGVSARPALALGLARPSQPGKRKRDPFVIGKRRNRKRKRCSQ; this comes from the exons ATGTCCACACAGTTCCAGATCTTGGGAGACAGCCT CATTCCAGTGCTGGGAACGGATGTGACCATGAACCGCGGTGCCTCCTTGTCTACTTTCACGGCAGggcccttccctccacccattcCTGGCGCCCAGCACCGGCCACCCTGGCAGCAGCACCTGCCACGTCCCATCACCCCAGCATTCCCTCCTGGCAGCAGCCTGCTGCTGCCAGCTTTCCCCAGGACGCCTATGGTGGCTAATGGTGGCCGTGGCCCCAGTGCCCCTGGGGCTTGCAACCTCACTGTCCAAGTCAGGTCACAAGGGAGGACAGTGGAGGCCCCCCAGACTCAGACCTTTGTCGTTACTCAGGCCCCCCTCACCTGGAGCGCTCCAGGGGCCCTCAGCAGGAGTGCCGCATGTCCTGCACCCGTATTCATAGCAACCCCTGTGATGGGGACCGTTGTGACTGCTTCAGCTGTTGGAGTTAgtcaggctggcaagggaggctggaccccaggctttcctcctcaagctccaccaccagctgcccagccggcccctatcattcgcccagtgaaccctgggccatggccacatggcacttccagggagggccgcctggccaccaaccagtccaacgcctcgcaggatggctcctctaacACCAAGAGCGAGTACAGTAACTTCCTACGTTGGCAGCACGTCAAGCCCCTGGCCCGGAGACACTTTTGcctgagtcctgatgcagaagctttttcctgctttctcat CCCAGTGCTTCGATCCCTGGCCCACCTGAATCCCACcatgccgctggaggagggactgcggagggccgtgcaggaatggcggCGCAGGAGCAACCTTGACCGGATGATCTACTACGAGACGGCGCaaaa gttcatggaatttgcggccgaggaggagatgcacattcagaatttgcagtggatgcaggacctgcctcctccagccccaccgaagctggatcctcgggggcccccagccccgaaagtgggccttcagccaggcacccaggttcccactggagctgaaggcacag cctgtgctcccaggatgtccggccgcagggcccagccctcgcacccgaagccacacagatcccaggGGAACCCGGAGCCCAAGGCGCCCAAGGAGATTCCccctgaggctgtgagggaggatgtggacaggatggaggcgCTGGTGGGGCCCGTCCACTCAGCCCCAGGCAAGTCAGATGAagaatgtggaaaggacggaaatgagcTGAAGCAGGAAGAGGACGACACCTACTTGGACCCGTGTCTCTTGAGCTACACTGACGAGCTGCGTTCCCGGGAACactctgtcaccaag gtggaggcagtcattcaccCTCTAGTCCCGGCAGAATTGTCttccccagacccacagctggatctctcggcccttgctgaggagctgaagcaggaggaaggactcacccctgaagaa ctggtgcagaaacgactcctggccttgaaagaggacgagggtgggccggcagccccgagccacagtgcacccggaatgggctcaagtccTTCTGAGTCCCACGCtggccaaggtgcccagaggcacgaccaagaccgccatcgaggggtcagtgatgaagcctgcccaccagagattgattttgaggctcttcataggcccaACCGAGCAGACACTGGCCCGTTCGGGCCCAAAGTCTTTGTTCCCTCTCGAGGACGTCAGGAGGTCTCTCCATCCCGGGCCGGGCGGCCCTCCTCTCCCCAGGGTCAAAGACGCACTGGCCCTCGACTGGGACGCAGGGATGCGTCTCTTCTCAGAGAGGCGTCTCCTGTTCGGGAGGCCCGAGGGCCCAGGGACGTGGCCAGTGAGGACGAGGAGGCGttccccagcctggcctccctcTTGGCCTCTCTGCCCAGCCTGCCGCCTTGCCGGCTGTCCCAGAGTCCTGCCCCTGCTTCAGGCCTGGCCTCCCCTGGAGGTTGGGGGGCCCAGAGtgctccccaggccccctcccctcagagAAGGGGCCTCAGCCCAGCTCCACCAGCCGCTCCCAAGTCGAGGAAGCGGGCTCTGGGTGGGCGCCCAGCCGCTGCTGAGAAGCTGCCCATCCCCGGGGCTGCCCACGGGGTCTCTGCGAGGCCAGCCTTGGCTCTGGGGCTGGCTCGCCCCTCACAGCCGGGAAAGAGAAAGCGTGACCCGTTTGTcatagggaagaggaggaacaggAAGAGGAAGCGCTGCAGCCAGTAG